ACGACGCTTTCTTTCCACCATGCGTGCTTCATGGGGTGCTCCTGCAAGGGCGGCCGCTGGGCGCGACGGGTGTCGGGCGCAGGCGGCCCTGCGTTCGATGGGGGATCAGGCCGGCAGCTGGACCGTGCGGGCAAAAGCCTCGCCGTTGGCGTCGAACAGATGGCACTGCTCGGGGCGCAGGCGCAGCGTGACGCGGTCACCGGCCGATTGCGAGGCATAACCCTCGATCCGCAGCGTCGCCATCGGCGCATCGGGCGCGACGTCGAGGTAGAGCATCGACGACTCGCCCAGCCGCTCGAGCTGGCGCACCGTGACGTGCAAGGCACAACCCGGTCCTTCGTCGCCGGTCAGCAGGTGTTCGGGGCGGATGCCCAGCGACACCTTGTCGCCGGCCTTGGCGCCGCGCGCATTGACGGCCGCGGTGATCTGCTCGCCGTGCACCTCGACCACCGCATGGTCGGCTTCGACACGCACGATGCGCCCGGGCAGGATGTTCATCTTCGGGCTGCCGATGAACTCGGCCACGAACAGGTTCTGCGGCCGGTGGTAGAGGTCCATCGGCGTGCCGAACTGGGCCACGCTGCCCTTGGTCTGCACGTCGGCGCCGGCGCGCAGCAGCACGATCTTGTCGGCCAGCGTCATCGCCTCGACCTGGTCGTGCGTCACGTAGATCATGCTGGCGGTGCCGATGTCGTGGTGCAGCTTGGCGATCTCGAGGCGGGTCTGCACGCGCAGCGCGGCATCCAGGTTCGACAGCGGCTCGTCGAACAGGAACACGTCGGGCTCCTTGACGATCGCGCGGCCGATCGCCACCCGCTGGCGCTGGCCGCCCGACAACGCCTTGGGCAGGCGGTCCATCAAGGGGCCGAGCTGCAGGATGTCGCCGGCCTTCTTGACCTTGCGGTCGATCTCGGCCTTGTCCGAGCCCATCACGCGCAGGCCGAAGGCCATGTTCTCGGCCACCGTCATGTGCGGGTAGAGCGCGTAGCTCTGGAACACCATCGCCACGCCGCGCTTGGCCGGCGGCAGGTCGTTGACCCGCGTGCCGCCGATCGACATGTCGCCGGACGTGATGTCTTCCAGACCGGCCACCATGCGCAGCAGCGTCGACTTGCCGCAGCCCGACGGCCCGACGAAGACGCAGAACTCGCCCTTGTCGATCGTGATGTTGGCGTTGTTGATCGTCAGCGGCAGACCCGGGCCATAGCGCTTGCAGATTTGTTTGAAGTCGATGCGTGACATGGCGTGCTCAGTGTGGTGGGCAAAAGGGAGGCGGCAGCGAGTCCGCGTGTGGGGTCAGGCCAGGCGGGCGAACAGCACGCCGTAGGGCTCGAAGCTGACGCGCCGGCCTTGCACCGCCGCGCCGCGCGCGCCGCTGTCGTGCAGGACTTCGGCGATGGTCTCGCCCGCGCTCAGGTCGAGCGTGGCCGGGGTGGCGCTGAGGTTGAAGGCGCACAGCAGCCGCTCGCCGCCGTGGCTTCGCACGTAGGCGAGCACCTGGTCGTCGATCGGCAGCAGCGTCAGGTCGCCCTTCATCAGCGCGGCCTGGCCACGCCGCCAGCCCAGCAGGTGGCGGTAGTGGTGCAGCAGCGCCGACGGGTCGGATTCCTGCGCGTTGACGGCCAGCGTGCGGTGGCTCTCCGACACCGGCAGCCACGGCTTGGCGTGATCCGCCACGCCGGCAAAGCCGAGGTCGGGCGCCGACGAATCCCAAGGGAACGGCGTGCGGCAGCCGTCGCGACCCTTGAACTCGGGCCACATCGTGATGCCGTACGGATCCTGCAGGTCCTCGTAGGCGACCTCGGCTTCGGGCAGGCCGAGCTCGTCGCCCTGGTAGATGCACGAGGCGCCGCGCAGGCTCAGTTGCAGCGCAGGTGCGAGGCGCAGCAGGTTCGGATGCGGGTTCGGCCCGCCCCAGCGGGTGGCCAGGCGCTTGCAATCGTGGTTGGACAAGGCCCAGCAGGCCCAGCCCTGATCGGCGGTGGCGGCCACGCGCTCGAACTTGTCGACCACGCCGTGCACATAGGGCGCGTCGCAGCGGTCGGCCAGCAGGTCGAAGCAATAGCCCATGTGCAGCTTGTCGCCACCACTGCTGTACTGCGCCACCATCAGCATGCCCGACTCGTCGCCGATCTCGCCGACCATCATGGTGTCGGGGTACTGGTCGGTCAGTGCGCGCAGGCGCTGCAGAAAGCCCAATGCATCGGGCCGGCTGCGGTCGTACAGGTGCTGCTGCCAGGCGTAGGGGTTGCTCGCCGACACCGTCGGGTTGCTGCCGTCGGGCTCGCCGGTGCCGGGGTTGCTGCGCAGCTGCGCGTCGTGGAAGCAGAAGTTGATGGCGTCGAGCCGGTAGCCGTCGACACCGAACTCGAGCCAGGCCTTGACCGAGGCGAGCAGCGCGTCCTGCACCTGCGGGTTGTGGAAGTTGAGATCGGGCTGACTGGCCAGGAAGTTGTGCAGGTAGTACTGCTTGCGCCGCGTGTCCCACTGCCACGAGCTGCCGCCGAAGACGCTCAGCCAGTTGTTGGGCGGGTTGCCGTCGTCGCGGGCGTCGGCCCACACGTACCAGTCGGCCTTCGGGTTGTCGCGACTGCTGCGGCTCTCGACGAACCACGGGTGCTGGTCGCTACTGTGCGAGAGCACCTGGTCGATGATGACCTTCAGGCCCAGCTCGTGCGCACGGTCGACCAGCACGCGGAAGTCGGAAAGCGTGCCGAACATCGGGTCGATGTCGTTGTAGTCGCTGACGTCGTAGCCGAAGTCCTTCATCGGGCTCTTGAAGATTGGCGACAGCCACACCGCATCGGCACCGAGCCGCGCGATGTGGTCGAGCCGGCGCGTGATGCCGGGCAGGTCGCCGATGCCGTCGCCGTTGCTGTCCTGATAGCTGCGCGGGTAGACCTGATAGATCACGCCGCTGCGCCACCAGCCGCTGTTGGGCGCCTTGGGTTGGATTGAACTGCTCATGTGTTGAATCGATGAATCGATGGAGGATCAGACCAGCCGGGCGAACAGCACGCCCCAGGGATCGAAGCGGACCTGGCTGCCTTGCAGCGCCGCGCCCTGCGCGCCGCTGTCGCCGAGCACCGCGCTCACCACGCCGGCCGTCGTGGCGTCCCAGGTCACCGGCTGGTCGCTCAGGTTGAAGGCGCACAGCACGCGCTCGCCTTGATGGCTGCGCAGGTAGGCGAGCACCTGCGGATGCACGCTCAGCAAGGTCATCTCGCCGTGGATCAGCGCCGGCACGCCGCGCCGCCAGCGCAGCAGCTGCTGGTAGTGGCTCAACAGCGATTGCGGATCGGCGCCCTGCACGTCGACCGCGAGCGCGCGATGGCTCTGTGCCACCGGCAGCCACGGCCTGGCGTTGACCGCCGCGCCGCCGAAACCGAGGTCGGCGGCCTTCGAGTCCCACGCCATCGGCGTGCGGCAGCCGTCGCGGCCCTTGTATTCGGGCCACATCGTGATGCCGTACGGGTCCTGCAGATCCTCGAACGCCACGTCGGCTTCGGGCAGGCCGAGCTCGTCGCCCTGGTAGATGCAGGCGGTGCCACGCAGGCTCAGCTGAAGAGCCACTGCGGCGCGCAACAGGCCCATGCTCGGGTTGGCGCCGCCCCAGCGCGTGGCCACGCGCGGGATGTCGTGGTTGGTGATCGCCCAGCACGGCCAGCCGCTGCCCACCACCTGATTGAAGCGCGTGAACACGCCGTGCAGATACGGTGCGCCGTGCGGCTCGCCGAGCAGGTCGAAGCAGTACGCCATGTGCAGCTTGTCACCGCCGCCGGTGTACTCGGCCACACGCGCCAGGCCGTCGTCATCGCCGATCTCGCCGACCATCGTGGTGTCGGGGTACTCGTCGATCAGCGCGCGCAGGCGCTGCAGGAACGGCAGGTTCTCGGGTTGGCTTTTGTCGTGGTGGTGCCACTGCCAGGCATACGGGTTGACCGGGCTCACCGCCGGGTCGCTGCCGTCGGGCATGCCGCGGCCCGGGTTGTTGCGCAGCTGCCGGTCGTGGAAATAGAAGTTGACGACGTCGAGCCGGTAGCCGTCGACCCCGAACTCGCACCAGAACTTGACCGAGGCCAGCACCGCTTCCTGCACCTGCGGGCAATGGAAGTTGAGGTCGGGCTGGCTGGTCAGGAAGTTGTGCAGGTAGTACTGCCTGCGCCGCGTGTCCCATTGCCAGGCGCTGCCGCCGAAGATCGACAGCCAGTTGTTGGGCGGATTGCCGTCGTCGAGCGGATCGGCCCACACGTACCAGTCGGCCTTGTCATTGGTGCGGCTCGAACGGCTTTCGACGAACCACGGGTGCACATCGGCGGTGTGCGAATAGACCTGGTCGATCATGACCTTCAGGCCCAGCGCGTGCGCGCGGTCGACCAGCACCTTGAAGTCGGCCAGCGTGCCGAACATCGGGTCGACATCGTTGTAGTCGCTGATGTCGTAGCCGAAGTCCTTCATCGGGCTCTTGAAGAACGGCGACAGCCAGATGCCGTCGGCGCCGAGAGCCGCGATGTGGTCGAGCCGCCGGGTGATGCCCGGCAGATCGCCGATGCCGTCGCCGTTGCTGTCCTGGTAGCTGCGCGGGTAGATCTGGTAGATCACCCCGCCGCGCCACCAGCCGTTGTTGGGCGCTTTCATGTTCAGCCCTTGATCGCGCCAGCGGTCAGGCCGGAGACGATCTTCTTCTGGAAGATCAGCACCAGCACCACCAGCGGCACGGTGACGATGACCGACGCGGCCATGATGCTGCCCCACGGCACCTCGTACGCGGTGGCGCCGGTGATCAGCGAGATGCCGACCGGCACGGTGCGCTGGGTGTCGTCGGAGACGAAGGTCAGCGCGAACAGGAACTCGTTCCAGGCGCCGATGAAGGCCAGCAGCCCGGTCGAGACCAGCGCCGGCGCGAGCAGCGGCATGAAGACCTCGAAGATGATGCGCAGCGGGCCGCAGCCGTCCATGATGGCGGCCTCTTCGAGCTCCTTGGGCAAGCCGCGCATGAAGGTGGTCAGGATCCAGACCGTGAACGGCAGCGTGAACAGCGTGTAGGGCACCACCAGGCCGATCGAGCGGTTGTACAGGCCGAGCGCCTGCATCAGCTCGAACATGCCCGACAGCACCGCCACCTGCGGGAACATCGACACCGCCAGGATCGCCAGCAGCAGCGCGCCCTTGCCCTTGAACTGGATGCGGCCCAGCGCATAGGCCGCAGTGATCGCCATCAGCATCGAGATCACCACCGTGACGGTGGCGACCAGCACCGAGTTGGCCAACTGTCGGCCGAAGGGCTGGCGGCCCTCGAACAGCTGCACGTAGTTGCGAAACGTCGGCGCGTCCGGAATCAGGTTAGAGCTGAACAGCGCCGTGCCGCTCTTGAGCGACGTGGCCACCGTGTAGATGAAGGGATAGACCGACGCGATGACCACCAGCGCGGCCAGCAGGTAGAGGACAACGCTGCCCCAGAGCGGACGCTGATTCATCAGTTGGACTCCTCGTTGAGCTTGACGCGTGCCGCACGCATGAACAGCAGCGCCGACAGGAAGATGATGATCGTCAGCGAGGTCGACGCCGCCGAGCCGTAACCCAGGTTGCCGTTGTCGACCATCTCGCGGCGCACGAAGCCCGACATGCTGATGGTGCTGCCGCTGTTGGAGGTCAGCACGAAGATCAGGTCGAAGATGCGCAGGGCGTCGAGCAGCCGGAAGATCACCGCCACCATCAGCGGGTGCTTGATCAGCGGCAGCGTCACCTTCCAGAACACGCGCAGCGGATGCACGCCGTCGACACGCGCGGCCTCGTAGCAGTCCTTGGGCAGCGTCTGCAGGCCCGCGAGGATCAGCAGGGCCATGAAGGGCGTGGTCTTCCAGACGTCGACCGCCACCACCGTCCACAGCGCATAGTCCGGGTCCGCGGTGAAGGCGATCTTGGCGGAGATGATTCCCCAGTCGAGCAGGATCTGGTTGATCAGGCCGAACTGGTCATGCAGCATCCAGCCCCACATCTTGGCCGACACGATGGTCGGGATGGCCCAGGGCACCAGCACCGCGGTGCGCACCAACGCGCGACCCTTGAACTCCTGGTTCAGCAGCATCGCCACGCCCAGGCCGCACAGGGTCTCGAGGATCACCGAGACGATCGAGAACTTGTAGGTGTTCAGGATCGAGATGCCCCAGTCGCTGGCCCAGAAGCCCTCGACGTAGTTCGGGTTCGCGAACAGGCCGAATTCGCCGAAGTAGTTGCCAAAGCCCACGAAGGAGCTGGCCGTGATGTCGTTGATGTTGGTTTCAGTGAAGCTGAACCAGATCGAACGCCCGAGCGGCCAACCCGCCACCAGGACCATCAGGATCAGCATCGGCGCCAGGAAGGTCCAGGCAATGCGAGTGCGGTTTTTCATGGGATGCGCCCTGGAAAGCCAAGAAACAGGCGGGGCGCCACCATCGCGGCCGCCCCGCTACGGCCGCCACCCGGGCGGGCGGCCTGCCGTCTTCAGATCACCACTTGGTGCGCTTGATCTGCTTGAGCTTGCCTTCGAGCTTCTTGACCGCGGCCGCGCCGGTGGTCTTCTTCTCGAGCACCTCGTGGGTGGCGTCCCAGAACGCGTTGGAGACTTCCGGGTACTTCAGGCCGGTGGCGGTGGCCGGACGGGCCACGGCGTTGGTGAAGACGTCGAGCAGCTCGACCATGAACGGGTTCGCCTTGGCGATGTCGGCGTCCTTGTAGAGGTCGGGGATGGTCGGGTTGTACGAACCACCGACGGCGCGCTTCTTCTGGATCTCCGGGCTGGTCATGTACATGGCCAGCGCGGCGGCCGCGTCGACGTTCTTGGAGTACTTCGACACCGCCAGCTGCCAGCCGCCCAGCGTGGCCGCCTTCTTGGCACCGGCGCCCGAACCGGCCGGCAGGGCTGCGACGCCGATCTTGCCCTTGATCGGGCTGTCGGCGGCCTGACCCAGCGACCAGGCGTAAGGCCAGTTGCGCATGAAGGCGGCATTGCCGTTCTGCCACACGCCGCGCGAGTCTTCCTCGCCGTAGTTCAGCACGCCGGCCGGGGCGATGGTGCCGATCCACGAAGCCGCGGTGTCGAGCGCCTTGGCCGCACCGGGGTTGTTGATGGTGATGTTGCCGGCCTTGTCGACGATCTCGCCGCCGCCGAAGCTCGCCACCCACTCGAGCGCGTCGCAGGTCAGGCCTTCATAGGCCTTGGCCTGGAAGACGAAACCCTGGAAGTCGGCCTTGCCGGCCGCGCGCTCGCCGTCCTGGATCTTCTTGGCCGCGGTGGCCATCTCTTCCCAGGTGCCCGGCGCCTTCAGGCCGTACTTCTCGACCAGGTCCTTGCGATAGAACAGCAGGCCGGCGTCGGTGAACCAGGGCATGCCCAGCAGCTTGCCGTCGACCGTGTTGTTGGCCACGATGGCCGGGAAGTGCTTGGCCTCGGCGCCCTTGCTGTACTTCTTCAGGTCGACCAGGTGATCCTTGATCACGCCGGGCCAGACCACGTCGATCATGATCACGTCGAGGTCGGACGACTTGGCCGCGAACTGCTGGCGCAGCAGGGCCAGGTTGTCGGTCGTGCTGGCCGGGGACGAATACATCTTGACGGTGTGGCCGTTGGCCTTGCCCCAGTCCTCGGCGTACTTGCCGCAGAACTCGACGTCGGCAGCGTTGGAGCCGCACGAGATGGTGATCGTGGCGGCCTGGGCGCCGGCGATGCCACCGAAAGCCAGGGCGACCCCAGCGGCGATGTGCTTGAAATTGAACGACATGAGTATTTGTCTCCGCATTGGGTGGCGAAACCGGCCACGTCGTGAATGTAATTTTCTTACATGCCTTAAAAAATTAGGGTTAACACTGAATCTTGTTTGCAAGAAAGCACCGCGCTTCTGTAAATTTGTCTTGGACAAATACAAAACGCAATCGATTGCATCTCTTCCAGTGAAAACCCTGAGCACCAAAAGCATGAATGATCACAATCCGGTTACAACGTAATTTCATTACACTTTGATCCCATGATCGCCCCTGAACTGACATCCGCCTACCCCGACGGCCTGCGCCTGCTGGCCGATGTCGGCGCCTCGAACGTGCGCTTTGCGCTCGAATCGGCACCCGATCGCTACTGGGCGAGCGAGGTTCTGCCCTGTTCTGCGCATGAATCGCTCGAGGCCGCGGTGCGCACCTTCCTGCTCGCGCACGGCTCGCCGCCGGTTCGTCACGCGGCGTTTTCGCTGCCCAACCCGATCGCCGGCGACCAGGTGCAGCTGACCAACCATCCGTGGGCGTTTTCGGTCGAGGCCATGCGGCGCGCGCTGGGCCTGCAGACGCTGCTGGTGGTCAACGACTACACCGCGCTGGCGATGGGGCTGACCCGGCTCGACGCCGGCGAGCGCATCAAGGTGGGCGGCGGCGAGCCGGTCACCGGCGGCGTGCAGGGCGTGATCGGGCCGGGCAGCGGGCTGGGGGTGTCGGCCCTGGTGCTGGTGCAGGACCGTTACGTGGCGCTGTCGAGCGAGGGCGGCCACGTCAGCTACCCGCCGCAGGACGACGACGAGGAACAGGTCGTCGCTGCGGCCCGCCAGCGTTACGGCCATGCGTCAGGCGAGCGGCTGATCTCGGGGCCGGGGCTGGAGCTGATCCACGAGGTGATCGCCGCGCAGACCGGCCACCAGCCCGCCCGCCTCGCGGCGCCCGAGATCTCGGCGCGCGCCCTGGCCACGCCGCCGTGCCCGGTGGCGCAGCGCGCGCTGGCGGTGTTCTGCGCCATGCTCGGCACGGTGGCGGGCAACCTGGCGCTGACGCTGGGCAGCGTCGGCGGCCTCTACATCGGCGGGGGCATCGTGCCGCAGATCCTGCCGTTCTTCGAGGCCTCGGCGT
This portion of the Leptothrix cholodnii SP-6 genome encodes:
- a CDS encoding alpha-glucosidase family protein, with amino-acid sequence MKAPNNGWWRGGVIYQIYPRSYQDSNGDGIGDLPGITRRLDHIAALGADGIWLSPFFKSPMKDFGYDISDYNDVDPMFGTLADFKVLVDRAHALGLKVMIDQVYSHTADVHPWFVESRSSRTNDKADWYVWADPLDDGNPPNNWLSIFGGSAWQWDTRRRQYYLHNFLTSQPDLNFHCPQVQEAVLASVKFWCEFGVDGYRLDVVNFYFHDRQLRNNPGRGMPDGSDPAVSPVNPYAWQWHHHDKSQPENLPFLQRLRALIDEYPDTTMVGEIGDDDGLARVAEYTGGGDKLHMAYCFDLLGEPHGAPYLHGVFTRFNQVVGSGWPCWAITNHDIPRVATRWGGANPSMGLLRAAVALQLSLRGTACIYQGDELGLPEADVAFEDLQDPYGITMWPEYKGRDGCRTPMAWDSKAADLGFGGAAVNARPWLPVAQSHRALAVDVQGADPQSLLSHYQQLLRWRRGVPALIHGEMTLLSVHPQVLAYLRSHQGERVLCAFNLSDQPVTWDATTAGVVSAVLGDSGAQGAALQGSQVRFDPWGVLFARLV
- a CDS encoding carbohydrate ABC transporter permease, producing MKNRTRIAWTFLAPMLILMVLVAGWPLGRSIWFSFTETNINDITASSFVGFGNYFGEFGLFANPNYVEGFWASDWGISILNTYKFSIVSVILETLCGLGVAMLLNQEFKGRALVRTAVLVPWAIPTIVSAKMWGWMLHDQFGLINQILLDWGIISAKIAFTADPDYALWTVVAVDVWKTTPFMALLILAGLQTLPKDCYEAARVDGVHPLRVFWKVTLPLIKHPLMVAVIFRLLDALRIFDLIFVLTSNSGSTISMSGFVRREMVDNGNLGYGSAASTSLTIIIFLSALLFMRAARVKLNEESN
- a CDS encoding ABC transporter ATP-binding protein, producing MSRIDFKQICKRYGPGLPLTINNANITIDKGEFCVFVGPSGCGKSTLLRMVAGLEDITSGDMSIGGTRVNDLPPAKRGVAMVFQSYALYPHMTVAENMAFGLRVMGSDKAEIDRKVKKAGDILQLGPLMDRLPKALSGGQRQRVAIGRAIVKEPDVFLFDEPLSNLDAALRVQTRLEIAKLHHDIGTASMIYVTHDQVEAMTLADKIVLLRAGADVQTKGSVAQFGTPMDLYHRPQNLFVAEFIGSPKMNILPGRIVRVEADHAVVEVHGEQITAAVNARGAKAGDKVSLGIRPEHLLTGDEGPGCALHVTVRQLERLGESSMLYLDVAPDAPMATLRIEGYASQSAGDRVTLRLRPEQCHLFDANGEAFARTVQLPA
- a CDS encoding ABC transporter substrate-binding protein; this encodes MSFNFKHIAAGVALAFGGIAGAQAATITISCGSNAADVEFCGKYAEDWGKANGHTVKMYSSPASTTDNLALLRQQFAAKSSDLDVIMIDVVWPGVIKDHLVDLKKYSKGAEAKHFPAIVANNTVDGKLLGMPWFTDAGLLFYRKDLVEKYGLKAPGTWEEMATAAKKIQDGERAAGKADFQGFVFQAKAYEGLTCDALEWVASFGGGEIVDKAGNITINNPGAAKALDTAASWIGTIAPAGVLNYGEEDSRGVWQNGNAAFMRNWPYAWSLGQAADSPIKGKIGVAALPAGSGAGAKKAATLGGWQLAVSKYSKNVDAAAALAMYMTSPEIQKKRAVGGSYNPTIPDLYKDADIAKANPFMVELLDVFTNAVARPATATGLKYPEVSNAFWDATHEVLEKKTTGAAAVKKLEGKLKQIKRTKW
- a CDS encoding alpha-glucosidase family protein; amino-acid sequence: MSSSIQPKAPNSGWWRSGVIYQVYPRSYQDSNGDGIGDLPGITRRLDHIARLGADAVWLSPIFKSPMKDFGYDVSDYNDIDPMFGTLSDFRVLVDRAHELGLKVIIDQVLSHSSDQHPWFVESRSSRDNPKADWYVWADARDDGNPPNNWLSVFGGSSWQWDTRRKQYYLHNFLASQPDLNFHNPQVQDALLASVKAWLEFGVDGYRLDAINFCFHDAQLRSNPGTGEPDGSNPTVSASNPYAWQQHLYDRSRPDALGFLQRLRALTDQYPDTMMVGEIGDESGMLMVAQYSSGGDKLHMGYCFDLLADRCDAPYVHGVVDKFERVAATADQGWACWALSNHDCKRLATRWGGPNPHPNLLRLAPALQLSLRGASCIYQGDELGLPEAEVAYEDLQDPYGITMWPEFKGRDGCRTPFPWDSSAPDLGFAGVADHAKPWLPVSESHRTLAVNAQESDPSALLHHYRHLLGWRRGQAALMKGDLTLLPIDDQVLAYVRSHGGERLLCAFNLSATPATLDLSAGETIAEVLHDSGARGAAVQGRRVSFEPYGVLFARLA
- a CDS encoding carbohydrate ABC transporter permease produces the protein MNQRPLWGSVVLYLLAALVVIASVYPFIYTVATSLKSGTALFSSNLIPDAPTFRNYVQLFEGRQPFGRQLANSVLVATVTVVISMLMAITAAYALGRIQFKGKGALLLAILAVSMFPQVAVLSGMFELMQALGLYNRSIGLVVPYTLFTLPFTVWILTTFMRGLPKELEEAAIMDGCGPLRIIFEVFMPLLAPALVSTGLLAFIGAWNEFLFALTFVSDDTQRTVPVGISLITGATAYEVPWGSIMAASVIVTVPLVVLVLIFQKKIVSGLTAGAIKG